Proteins from one Strix aluco isolate bStrAlu1 chromosome 10, bStrAlu1.hap1, whole genome shotgun sequence genomic window:
- the HMGB3 gene encoding LOW QUALITY PROTEIN: high mobility group protein B3 (The sequence of the model RefSeq protein was modified relative to this genomic sequence to represent the inferred CDS: deleted 2 bases in 1 codon), with protein MSGRGGCFKRQSPAANQAALVGSQREAEAPRRAPRRALRSSSCPHYREQYRVKMAKGDPKKPKGKMSAYAFFVQTCREEHKKKNPEVPVNFAEFSKKCSERWKTMSSKEKAKFDEMAKADKVRYDREMKDYGPAKGGKKKKDPNAPKRPPSGFFLFCSEFRPKIKSTNPGISIGDVAKKLGEMWNNLSDGEKQPYNNKAAKLKEKYEKDVADYKSKGKFDGAKGAATKAARKKVEEEDEEEEEDEEEEDEDDDDE; from the exons ATGAGCGGGCGAGGAGGTTGTTTTAAACGGCAGAGCCCCGCAGCCAATCAGGCCGCTCTCGTAGGCAGCCAACGCGAGGCtgag gcgccgcgccgagccCCGCGTCGTGCCCTGCGCTCCAGCTCCTGTCCACACTACCGCGAACAATACAG AGTCAAGATGGCTAAAGGTGATCCGAAGAAGCCCAAGGGCAAGATGTCTGCCTATGCCTTCTTTGTGCAGACGTGCCGTGAGGAACATAAGAAAAAGAACCCAGAGGTTCCAGTCAACTTTGCAGAGTTTTCCAAGAAATGCTCGGAGAGGTGGAAG acCATGTCGAGCAAGGAGAAGGCTAAATTTGATGAAATGGCAAAGGCTGATAAGGTACGATATGATAGAGAAATGAAGGACTATGGACCAGCTAAGGGTGGCAAGAAGAAGAAGGACCCCAATGCCCCAAAACGACCACC GTCtggcttcttcctcttctgttcagAGTTCCGCCCCAAGATCAAGTCCACAAACCCTGGCATATCCATCGGGGATGTAGCAAAGAAACTGGGCGAAATGTGGAACAACCTCAGTGATGGTGAAAAGCAGCCTTATAATAATAAGGCAGCTAAACTGAAGGAGAAGTACGAGAAG GATGTTGCAGACTACAAGTCTAAAGGAAAGTTTGATGGCGCAAAGGGAGCAGCAACCAAAGCTGCTCGGAAAAAGGTAGAGGAAGAAgacgaagaggaggaggaggatgaagaagaggaggatgaagatgatgatgatgaataa